A portion of the Doryrhamphus excisus isolate RoL2022-K1 chromosome 20, RoL_Dexc_1.0, whole genome shotgun sequence genome contains these proteins:
- the fmn2a gene encoding formin-2 — protein MHTIKTVETQVPFLKESFFTSTFKDRRKSSATNVLRRQQQSQPHVQILSEHPKHSPARDQRLARSNSSPLCNRSDWTGAGGDKREGQKERRPLTGRGGERGVNGSEAEAVTASLRLLSASASSSQLPPALPGKQTGLSRGSREDPRSHGQPRPQQHGLLARGVRLLRSMGNQEAKQKKGGNGGGGKDGGCDSGEVDKKSKKSNKASKAGGEQKKSKSDSKVSVFSGMKIRKSSKAKALSKDDLLEDERSGNAGLKQGASQSADEMGMLSESELSRLTAGSQQSILDDMCRKTSSGSDVDLYSFHSAPTDNEDLLSDIQQAMKIQSGDGVLTQGSTFQGGQTKLLSHQAFSFDKDSQRNTTESTPMSRDSSVPGSLSESGPSSVPDTERSSGSLFPKTNSTYSFPDTLTTTTSYESAEDDAGQENWASQSKYPGVPCVRVEPVGASPHKSASSSDLFMAPVEDDGRQDFLSLRKKNSLSISQLPTESPSSSQPRPASTMSPSTVKLYPPVHPSYVKTTTRQLTSPIASPLTSPCVPRRIDPAEPGDAQVGRGRKQRSSSIAGPLGTSADWSAGQDGAGAEFSEQETSEKSGAYWTLGSRRAQYGHSRSSRATASYLDIFSGRSLVDRLCMSQEDGSSEEQAKEMCQRMLTQGLLHPFSDNSGDTKPTFNGEQLYTWATVGLPVSSHLWELYGGRTPTRVQNSRSPLQTKTTAGATPHPQSDPSRLKSAQSSSEDEGSIISQLEKTIHDLRVKMAVLQGHQASGDKAEGGGSGVRAQEVFVQTSPVKDKLDAEVGFVCTCQQKQQTVPPPPPLPGSAPCPPPPPPPPLPGSAPCPPPPPPLPGSAPCPPPPPPPPPPPPGFGAPPPPPLPGTGPPPPPPPPGMMGPPPPPPPPGLGPPPPPGPMFPMTMQEAAPAKAMIEPPKPMKPLYWTRIQLHAKKHAGSLVWEQIQEPSVDFEEFVELFSKSAVKEKKKPISDTISKSKAKQVVKLLSNKRSQAVGILMSSIHLDMKDIQNAVLNMDNAVVDLETLQALYENRAQSDEMDSIRKHVKSSADKEDTKPLDKPEQFLFQLSEIPNFSERVFCILFQSTFHECITSIVRKMEILQRTCKTLQSGKCVLQVLGLVLAFGNFMNGGNRTRGQADGFSLDILPKLKDVKSSDNSQSLLSYVVAYYLRHFDENAGRETCSYPLPEPHDLFQASQMKFDDFQKDLRKLRKDLTACSKETDKVCKMCSVDNLQPFKDKMDAFLSQAQTELETREKELADTQKTFLELSVSFSVKPKAGEKEVSPSTLFSIWHEFSTDFKEQWKKQNKLMLKERLKMAEECFKQAKEKSSYNVKPKHATGIKAKLGQKM, from the exons ATGCACACTATTAAGACGGTGGAGACCCAAGTGCCCTTTCTGAAGGAGAGTTTCTTCACCAGCACCTTCAAGGACAGGAGGAAAAGCAGCGCCACCAACGTCCTGCGTAGACAACAACAATCTCAGCCCCATGTTCAGATCCTTTCTGAGCATCCCAAGCATTCCCCTGCCAGGGATCAGCGACTCGCTCGCTCCAACAGCAGCCCGTTATGCAACAGATCTGACTGGACGGGAGCAGGCGGGGATAAGAGGGAGGGGCAAAAGGAGAGGAGACCCCTGACAGGGAGGGGTGGAGAGAGAGGAGTGAACGGCAGCGAGGCCGAGGCTGTCACCGCCAGTCTCCGCCTCctctcagcatcagcatcatccTCACAGCTGCCTCCAGCTCTGCCGGGGAAGCAGACGGGATTAAGCAGAGGATCCCGGGAGGATCCCCGGAGTCATGGCCAGCCTCGACCCCAGCAGCACGGCCTCCTAGCCAGGGGTGTGCGCCTGCTCCGGAGCATGGGCAACCAGGAGGCCAAGCAGAAGAAAGGAGGTAACGGCGGAGGGGGAAAGGATGGCGGGTGCGACTCCGGGGAAGTGGATAAGAAATCCAAAAAATCCAACAAGGCGAGCAAAGCAGGTGGGGAGCAAAAGAAATCCAAGTCAGATTCCAAGGTTTCTGTTTTCTCCGGGATGAAAATCAGGAAAAGTTCCAAGGCCAAGGCTTTGTCCAAGGATGACTTGCTGGAGGACGAGAGGTCAGGAAATGCAGGCCTTAAGCAAGGAGCCAGCCAGTCAGCTGACGAGATGGGAATGTTGTCGGAAAGTGAGCTAAGCCGCTTGACCGCAGGAAGCCAGCAATCCATCCTGGATGACATGTGCCGAAAGACCAGCTCCGGATCGGATGTAGACCTCTACAGTTTTCACTCGGCACCAACTGACAACGAGGATCTGTTGTCTGACATCCAGCAAGCCATGAAGATCCAATCGGGTGACGGGGTTCTGACTCAGGGGTCCACTTTCCAAGGAGGCCAAACCAAGCTTCTATCCCATCAGGCTTTCAGCTTTGACAAGGACTCTCAGAGGAACACAACGGAGAGCACGCCGATGTCAAGAGATTCATCAGTGCCTGGATCGCTGAGTGAAAGTGGACCGTCGTCGGTGCCGGACACTGAGAGGAGCAGTGGAAGCCTCTTCCCAAAAACCAACAGCACCTACAGCTTCCCGGACACTTTGACCACCACTACTTCCTACGAGAGCGCCGAGGACGACGCCGGTCAAGAAAACTGGGCATCTCAAAGCAAATACCCGGGTGTGCCATGCGTTCGGGTGGAACCTGTGGGTGCTAGTCCTCACAAGAGCGCAAGCAGTTCGGATCTGTTCATGGCGCCAGTGGAAGATGACGGCAGACAGGACTTCCTGTCGCTTCGGAAGAAGAACAGTTTATCAATAAGCCAGCTTCCGACCGAGAGTCCGTCTAGTTCTCAGCCGAGACCAGCTTCCACCATGTCCCCGTCCACTGTTAAACTCTACCCCCCAGTGCACCCCTCCTACGTGAAGACCACCACCAGGCAACTCACCTCGCCTATTGCATCCCCCCTCACCAGCCCCTGCGTGCCCAGGAGAATAGACCCAGCCGAACCAGGCGACGCCCAGGTAGGCCGGGGACGCAAGCAAAGGTCCAGCTCCATCGCAGGGCCGCTCGGCACCTCTGCCGACTGGTCCGCCGGACAAGATGGAGCTGGAGCTGAGTTCTCGGAGCAGGAGACTTCAGAGAAGAGTGGGGCTTACTGGACGCTGGGTTCCAGGAGGGCCCAGTATGGACACTCCAGGTCCTCCAGGGCAACAGCATCTTACCTGGACATCTTCTCAG GCCGCTCTCTGGTGGACAGGTTGTGTATGAGTCAGGAGGACGGCTCCTCGGAGGAGCAGGCCAAGGAAATGTGTCAGAGGATGTTGACTCAAGGTCTGCTGCATCCCTTCAGTGACAACAGCGGTGACACCAAGCCAACTTTCAAT GGGGAGCAGCTGTACACCTGGGCCACGGTGGGCTTGCCAGTGTCCTCACATCTGTGGGAGCTTTATGGGGGTAGAACACCCACCAGAGTGCAGAATTCCAGATCACCTTTGCAGACCAAGACCACAGCAGGAGCAACACCTCACCCGCAG TCGGATCCCAGCAGGTTGAAGTCAGCTCAGTCTTCCTCCGAGGATGAAGGCAGCATCATATCACAGCTGGAGAAGACCATCCACGACCTCCGTGTGAAGATGGCCGTGCTGCAGGGTCATCAGGCCAGCGGGGACAAGGCGGAGGGCGGCGGCTCGGGGGTGAGGGCGCAGGAGGTGTTTGTCCAGACGTCACCGGTGAAGGATAAGTTGGATGCGGAGGTGGGCTTTGTCTGTACGTGCCAACAGAAGCAGCAGACTGTGCCACCTCCGCCACCTTTACCTGGGTCAGCACCTTGcccccctcctccacctccgCCACCCTTACCTGGGTCAGCACCTTGCCCCCCTCCTCCGCCACCATTACCTGGCTCAGCACCTTGCCCAcctcccccaccaccaccaccgccaccgcctCCTGGTTTTGGAGCTCCACCTCCTCCCCCACTGCCAGGTACGGGCCCCCCTCCACCGCCCCCGCCACCTGGCATGATGGGCCCCCCACCTCCGCCACCGCCCCCGGGCCTtggccccccaccaccaccgggCCCCATGTTCCCCATGACGATGCAGGAAGCCGCCCCTGCCAAGGCAATGATCGAGCCCCCCAAGCCAATGAAGCCCCTCTACTGGACACGCATTCAGCTTCATGCAAAGAA acatgccgGCTCATTGGTATGGGAGCAAATCCAAGAACCATCTGTGGACTTTGAAGAATTTGTGGAACTGTTCTCCAAAAGTGctgtaaaagaaaagaaaaagcccATTTCGGATACAATCAGCAAATCCAAAGCTAAGCag GTGGTGAAGCTGTTGAGCAACAAGCGTTCTCAGGCTGTTGGCATTCTGATGTCCAGCATCCATCTTGACATGAAGGACATCCAGAATG CCGTCCTAAATATGGACAACGCTGTCGTTGATCTGGAGACCCTGCAAGCTCTGTATGAGAAC AGGGCCCAAAGTGATGAGATGGACAGCATCAGGAAACACGTGAAGTCTTCTGCAGACAAGGAGGACACAAAGCCGCTGGACAAACCCGAGCA GTTTTTGTTCCAGTTATCCGAAATCCCCAACTTCTCTGAGCGGGTCTTCTGCATCCTTTTCCAGTCAACTTTCCATGAATGCATCACCTCAATTGTTCGTAAAATGGAAATTCTTCAAAGAACATGCAAG actcTTCAGAGTGGCAAGTGTGTATTGCAGGTTCTGGGATTGGTACTGGCGTTTGGGAACTTCATGAACGGAGGAAATCGCACTCGCGGGCAGGCCGATGGCTTCTCCTTGGACATTCTGCCCAAACTGAAGGACGTTAAGAGCAGT GATAACTCCCAGAGTCTTTTGTCCTACGTTGTTGCTTACTATCTGAGGCACTTTGATGAG AATGCTGGAAGAGAGACCTGCTCTTACCCTCTACCCGAGCCACACGACCTCTTCCAGGCCTCCCAGATGAAGTTTGACGACTTTCAAAAGGACCTGCGTAAGCTGAGAAAAGACCTGACGG cctgctccaaagagactgacaaagtaTGCAAGATGTGCTCGGTTGACAACCTGCAGCCCTTCAAGGACAAGATGGACGCCTTTTTGAGCCAAG
- the chrm3a gene encoding muscarinic acetylcholine receptor M3, whose amino-acid sequence MTSNSTNPGLFLIPETLPPSAGSHPQSNALHQAGTLSWLVVHPNALGDNSSSVVSLFNITSGLQPGNETSAPDPLGGHTVWQVVLIVLLTGMLSLVTIIGNILVVVSFKVNRQLKTVNNYFLLSLAVADLIIGVISMNLYTAYLVMGYWALGNWACDLWLAIDYVASNASVMNLLVISFDRYFSVTRPLTYRAKRTTKRAGIMIGLAWFVSLVLWAPAILLWQYFEGQRTVPPDKCYIQFLQQPTITFCTAMAAFYLPVTIMSVLYWRIYKETENRSKELAGLQGSGARGGGIAAKNGGVDRARFARQTGSSRSCSSYELTRLSQRRSACRELVSRLHCWSGVRSWRPGSIRQGEGDPDQSSSDSWNNNDNAVSLEQSGSSDDEDCSGRDGHTIFSIVLSLPGIKAAVDSQLTSCEDLDEASEQDPLKGAEDNLDRTSPNAENSYHQRFCSRKIQSMPAIQATHNSADGAATTSTDPTMTTGAATKSPTVPMSFKEAALAKRFAARARTQISKRKRMSLVKEKKAAQTLSAILFAFIITWTPYNIMVLINAFCKGCIPDTIWAVGYWLCYVNSTVNPMCYALCNKTFRTTFKMILLCRWDQKRRRKQQFQQRQSVIFHRRIPREST is encoded by the coding sequence ATGACCTCCAACAGCACAAACCCTGGTCTCTTCCTGATTCCCGAAACCTTGCCACCCTCTGCGGGATCTCACCCACAATCCAACGCTCTCCACCAAGCAGGAACATTATCCTGGTTGGTTGTCCACCCGAACGCCCTGGGTGACAACTCCTCCTCCGTCGTTTCCCTCTTCAACATCACCTCGGGATTACAGCCTGGCAATGAAACGTCAGCTCCGGATCCTTTGGGTGGGCACACCGTGTGGCAGGTGGTCCTCATCGTGCTGCTGACAGGGATGCTCTCCCTGGTCACCATCATTGGGAACATCCTGGTGGTGGTGTCCTTCAAGGTGAACCGTCAGCTAAAGACCGTGAATAACTACTTCCTGCTGAGCTTGGCCGTGGCCGACCTCATCATTGGGGTGATCTCGATGAACCTCTACACAGCGTATCTCGTGATGGGGTACTGGGCATTGGGGAATTGGGCCTGCGACCTGTGGCTGGCTATCGACTATGTCGCCAGCAACGCATCAGTGATGAACCTTCTGGTCATTAGCTTTGACCGCTACTTTTCCGTAACCAGGCCTCTGACTTATCGGGCTAAACGAACGACAAAGCGAGCCGGGATCATGATCGGATTGGCCTGGTTTGTGTCCCTGGTTCTGTGGGCGCCCGCCATCCTCTTGTGGCAGTACTTTGAAGGCCAAAGGACGGTGCCGCCAGATAAATGCTACATTCAATTCCTCCAGCAACCCACCATCACCTTCTGCACTGCCATGGCGGCTTTCTACCTTCCTGTCACCATTATGAGCGTCCTTTATTGGCGCATCTATAAGGAGACGGAGAACCGCTCCAAAGAGTTAGCAGGACTGCAGGGTTCGGGGGCTCGTGGTGGTGGGATAGCGGCGAAGAACGGCGGTGTGGACAGAGCCCGTTTTGCCCGTCAAACTGGCAGTTCCAGAAGCTGCAGCAGCTATGAGCTGACCAGATTGTCCCAAAGAAGAAGCGCCTGTCGGGAGCTTGTCAGTCGGCTCCATTGCTGGTCCGGGGTTAGATCCTGGAGACCTGGTAGTATCCGACAAGGCGAGGGCGATCCGGATCAGAGCAGTAGCGACAGCTGGAACAACAACGACAACGCAGTCTCACTTGAACAGTCCGGGTCATCTGACGATGAAGACTGCAGCGGTAGAGACGGCCATACTATCTTCTCTATCGTTCTCAGCCTTCCTGGTATCAAAGCTGCTGTCGATTCCCAGCTCACTTCCTGTGAAGACCTGGATGAAGCCTCAGAACAGGACCCACTTAAAGGGGCGGAAGACAACCTCGACAGAACTAGTCCCAATGCAGAAAACAGCTACCACCAACGCTTCTGTTCCCGCAAGATTCAGTCCATGCCGGCTATCCAGGCGACGCATAACTCTGCGGATGGGGCGGCAACCACGTCCACCGACCCCACCATGACTACTGGCGCCGCCACCAAATCCCCCACTGTCCCCATGTCCTTCAAGGAGGCAGCTCTTGCTAAGCGTTTTGCCGCTAGAGCTCGGACTCAGATCTCCAAGAGGAAACGCATGTCCTTAGTGAAGGAGAAGAAAGCCGCCCAGACCCTCAGTGCCATCCTCTTTGCATTCATCATCACGTGGACGCCGTACAACATCATGGTCCTCATCAACGCCTTCTGCAAGGGCTGCATCCCGGACACGATATGGGCGGTTGGCTACTGGTTATGCTACGTCAACAGCACCGTCAATCCAATGTGCTACGCCCTGTGCAACAAGACCTTCCGCACCACCTTCAAGATGATACTGCTGTGCCGCTGGGACCAGAAAAGGCGGAGGAAGCAGCAGTTCCAGCAGAGGCAGTCAGTGATCTTCCATAGGAGGATTCCCAGGGAGTCCACGTAA